The following coding sequences are from one Candidatus Borkfalkia ceftriaxoniphila window:
- a CDS encoding transglutaminase domain-containing protein, which translates to MLYDDYRRKVVKLANVLDFIKRFRVPIIAVLALILTVITVLVSIQGIVYEVAACPATIAYGEELGYRADAVFGGVKYEFSAEGSDEWSQDMALRAGDYRVRAVAKGPFGTKRYGTAHGFTVAPKEAEVSVSQKKVGYGEVPSVFAPLAYEDEIHCARFVYGDPSKPDSTVTADVSSITVTSADGTDVTDCYVFHALTSTIGFIPRDITVTVQNADKIYDGSELTFDGYELSRSTPLAEGDKIVATFRAGRTDEGESENIPEIRIVKEAEGLDVTGNYNIDLVPGKLTVQARPLYVTTYGAEKVYDGTPLSCDGFEIQEPKEDSGLLSGHSISVSELCEVTDAKTADNYLGFLVRDDAGKDVSENYQIFYECGQLTVQPRPLSVSTGSGIWMYDGAAHRNPAYTVCDGENEQSGLLAGHSHALGVPDEIVEAGTKENATSICIFDETGKDVTGNYAVAYRKGTLTVTRRPVVIETAGNSWVYDGKLHTDFAHFLSDLSAYALADGDETRVEWGAGLSDCGSADNALDVRVFAKDGREVTESYDISYVTGTLTVTPRPIEVTAGSDEKIYDGTPLTTDKFTARSEYGAAIVENQTGVAVNEGAQTDAGTGTNRVKEFTVTDGNRDVTFNYLISFAEGALTVKPRPVTVTAGSAEKIYDGKPLVVEECEVTCEYGAALVLNHRGVAHYRGSQTDAGLGINRIDQYQVFDGERDVTFNYKIRLLNGTLTVKRRPIEIASGSHTFVYDGAPHSNGEHSLSKDSEYPLVEGHVSTAVWANEITDVGETENSVLVAIYDGGREVTFNYLISYIWGTLEVTPRPITVKVQDNEKVYDGRPLSTFGITVTSSCEPPIVEGHTPMYLTEGSQTDVGTGVGFVSEFAIFDGNGRDVTFDYEVTFLTGVLIITPRPVLITAASLRDYYNGRPQSNRYATAEEVSYDPERGMLNWHALYADTLGSRTDVGTQANTVVEDRVRILEDGRNVTFNYALEFADGVIEVIARPIIITAGSAEKQYDGTPLTCADYSITSPLESLTPAVAEGERAKVSMRGSITEIGKIPNVVDKVQIFSGSRDVTANYNIVTESGLLVVQIPDGMLYIKTHAAEKVYDGTPLTCALYECENTLPDTYSVEISCDGSVTNVNKVLNTVSVTVLGPTGENVSDYIRVEYEYGILAVTPRPILVETNSNSWPYDGRLHSDRGHRISDKSDYTLAQGHETRVYGYTYIFDVGVKTNVLDIGVVANGFDVSENYLIEYDYGFLEIVESDYEGQGGSELDKDGNIGDWGGQGGSGGDGGNDGGGGEERIAAKVYSEFGGKIYLRVMSYGDYTGIRWNRASSYEGRLDNDYNLNYLTGVALEKAGYVSSLIRIDAKSNDYFLPYYMGLGEYDYTIQASDVWYQGDSRAIYELQYYPYDYVSQGRLNVDLGEYRDAEMAYRFYVKQNYLQIPGSTLAYLKKVIAKEGFDRNDDDIIKDVADYIQNAAQYNLSYNRLMNGESDQVVSFLRDYKEGVCRHFASAATMLYRALGIPARYTIGYAGDVSAGQWTDIYGANAHAWVEVYIDGLGWVQVEVTGAGPVFGGSGEDANIGFLPRTIEIKPVDAVKQYDGSPLYADAAEGAGKDRLTLRELLFEGYSYSAEFDGSRTEIGQSRSSIVSFSLYRPNGQKEEKIKFVFRQGMLRVVEEQVVTVHPYSLQKYYDGTPLVYQKDEYYVTGLPTGYTLRLNLAGVGMTDAGILSEDTLYALPLQIVDGAGVECTGGFYVCFDTETLMMVSRRKVALSSMSESKVYDGTPLTCGEYWISEGSLAENHTLSLKMTSSITDIGEIPNSMSDVRIVNTAGKDVTKNYRIAVRFGTLSILSD; encoded by the coding sequence ATGCTTTACGACGATTACCGACGCAAAGTCGTTAAACTTGCGAACGTGCTTGATTTCATCAAGCGCTTCCGCGTGCCGATCATTGCCGTTTTAGCATTGATCCTCACTGTGATCACCGTGCTCGTTTCCATTCAGGGGATCGTGTACGAAGTAGCCGCATGCCCTGCAACGATCGCTTACGGGGAAGAACTCGGTTATCGGGCGGACGCTGTGTTCGGCGGCGTCAAGTACGAATTCAGCGCCGAAGGCTCGGACGAGTGGTCGCAGGATATGGCGCTGCGCGCGGGAGATTACCGCGTGCGTGCGGTCGCAAAGGGACCGTTCGGCACAAAACGCTACGGAACTGCGCACGGATTTACCGTCGCGCCCAAAGAAGCGGAAGTTTCCGTTTCTCAGAAAAAAGTCGGATACGGCGAAGTTCCCTCTGTTTTTGCGCCGCTCGCGTACGAGGACGAGATCCATTGCGCGCGCTTTGTGTACGGCGACCCGTCTAAACCCGATTCCACTGTGACCGCCGACGTTTCTTCCATTACGGTCACGAGCGCGGACGGTACGGACGTGACGGATTGCTACGTCTTTCATGCTCTGACTTCGACGATCGGTTTCATTCCGCGCGATATCACCGTGACGGTGCAAAATGCCGACAAAATTTACGACGGGAGCGAACTGACCTTCGACGGCTACGAACTGAGCCGATCGACGCCGCTCGCCGAGGGCGATAAGATCGTCGCTACCTTCCGCGCGGGCCGTACGGACGAGGGCGAGAGCGAAAATATTCCCGAGATCAGGATCGTAAAAGAGGCGGAAGGTCTGGACGTCACGGGAAATTATAATATCGACCTCGTACCCGGGAAACTGACGGTGCAGGCGCGTCCGCTGTACGTAACGACTTACGGCGCCGAAAAGGTGTACGACGGCACGCCCCTGTCCTGCGACGGTTTTGAAATTCAGGAACCCAAAGAAGATTCGGGGCTTTTATCGGGGCACTCTATATCCGTTTCGGAACTCTGCGAAGTCACCGATGCGAAAACGGCTGACAATTACCTCGGCTTTCTCGTGCGCGACGACGCGGGAAAAGACGTTTCCGAAAATTATCAAATCTTTTACGAATGCGGGCAACTCACCGTCCAGCCGCGCCCGCTCTCCGTTTCGACGGGCAGCGGCATCTGGATGTACGACGGGGCGGCGCATCGGAATCCCGCGTATACCGTTTGCGACGGCGAAAACGAGCAAAGCGGTCTGCTTGCGGGGCACAGCCATGCTTTGGGCGTACCCGACGAGATCGTAGAAGCGGGGACGAAAGAGAACGCGACGAGCATTTGTATCTTTGACGAAACGGGAAAAGACGTCACGGGCAATTACGCCGTTGCTTACCGTAAGGGCACACTGACGGTGACGCGGCGTCCCGTCGTCATCGAAACCGCGGGAAATTCCTGGGTGTACGACGGCAAATTACATACGGACTTCGCGCATTTTCTGTCCGATCTGAGCGCATACGCGCTTGCGGACGGGGATGAAACGCGCGTCGAATGGGGCGCGGGACTGAGCGATTGCGGTTCGGCCGATAACGCGCTCGACGTGCGCGTCTTTGCCAAAGACGGGCGGGAAGTGACCGAAAGTTACGATATATCTTACGTGACGGGCACGCTGACGGTGACGCCCCGTCCCATAGAGGTCACGGCGGGCAGCGATGAAAAAATATACGACGGCACGCCGCTTACGACAGACAAATTTACCGCGCGCAGCGAATACGGCGCCGCAATCGTAGAAAATCAGACGGGCGTAGCCGTGAACGAGGGCGCGCAGACGGACGCGGGAACGGGCACGAACCGCGTCAAAGAATTTACCGTTACCGACGGAAACCGCGACGTGACGTTCAATTACCTGATATCCTTTGCGGAGGGCGCGCTGACGGTGAAACCCCGTCCCGTTACGGTCACGGCGGGCAGCGCGGAAAAAATTTACGACGGCAAGCCCCTCGTCGTGGAAGAGTGCGAAGTTACGTGCGAATACGGAGCGGCGCTCGTGTTGAATCACCGCGGCGTTGCGCATTACCGCGGCTCACAGACGGACGCGGGTCTCGGTATCAACCGCATAGATCAGTATCAAGTGTTCGACGGCGAGCGCGACGTCACGTTCAATTATAAGATCAGACTTTTGAACGGAACTCTGACTGTCAAGCGCCGTCCGATCGAGATCGCGTCGGGCAGCCATACGTTCGTATATGACGGCGCGCCGCACAGCAACGGGGAACATTCCCTATCCAAGGACAGCGAGTATCCGCTCGTGGAAGGGCACGTTTCGACTGCGGTCTGGGCGAACGAGATCACCGACGTGGGGGAAACGGAGAACTCCGTACTCGTCGCAATATACGACGGCGGCAGGGAGGTGACCTTCAACTATCTGATCTCTTACATATGGGGCACGCTGGAAGTGACGCCCCGCCCGATCACGGTCAAGGTGCAGGATAACGAAAAGGTGTACGACGGCCGTCCGCTCAGCACGTTCGGCATAACCGTGACTTCTTCCTGTGAACCGCCGATCGTCGAGGGACACACGCCCATGTATTTGACGGAGGGCTCACAGACGGACGTGGGCACGGGCGTGGGCTTTGTTTCGGAGTTCGCGATCTTCGACGGGAACGGCAGGGACGTGACTTTTGATTACGAAGTCACTTTCCTGACGGGCGTTCTGATCATTACGCCCCGCCCCGTCCTCATCACAGCGGCGAGCCTGCGCGATTATTACAACGGCAGACCGCAGTCCAACCGTTATGCGACTGCGGAAGAAGTTTCTTACGATCCGGAGCGCGGTATGCTGAATTGGCACGCGCTGTATGCGGACACGCTCGGCAGCCGAACGGATGTAGGCACGCAAGCCAATACGGTCGTCGAGGACCGCGTCCGTATCCTGGAAGACGGGCGGAACGTTACCTTTAATTATGCGTTGGAGTTTGCCGACGGCGTTATCGAAGTGATCGCGCGTCCCATCATAATCACGGCGGGCAGCGCGGAGAAACAGTACGACGGCACGCCTCTTACCTGTGCGGATTACAGTATTACTTCGCCTTTGGAAAGTTTGACGCCCGCCGTAGCAGAGGGCGAGCGGGCGAAAGTGTCCATGCGCGGTTCGATCACCGAGATCGGCAAAATTCCCAATGTCGTTGATAAAGTACAGATCTTCTCGGGCAGCCGCGACGTGACCGCGAATTACAATATCGTCACGGAGAGCGGTTTGCTCGTCGTGCAGATTCCCGACGGCATGCTGTATATCAAGACGCACGCCGCCGAAAAGGTGTACGACGGCACGCCCTTGACCTGCGCGCTCTATGAATGCGAAAACACTCTTCCCGATACGTACAGCGTGGAGATCTCCTGTGACGGAAGTGTCACAAACGTGAACAAGGTTTTAAATACCGTTTCCGTCACCGTGCTCGGTCCTACGGGCGAAAATGTTTCCGATTACATCCGCGTCGAATATGAATACGGGATATTGGCCGTTACGCCGCGCCCGATCTTGGTCGAAACGAACAGCAATTCCTGGCCGTATGACGGCAGGTTGCATTCTGACCGCGGACATCGGATTTCCGACAAGAGCGATTATACGCTCGCGCAAGGGCACGAAACCAGAGTTTACGGCTATACGTATATTTTCGACGTCGGCGTAAAAACCAACGTTTTGGATATCGGCGTGGTCGCGAATGGTTTTGACGTTTCCGAAAATTATCTCATCGAGTACGATTATGGCTTTTTAGAGATCGTCGAATCGGATTATGAGGGCCAGGGCGGCTCAGAACTCGATAAGGACGGGAATATCGGCGACTGGGGCGGACAAGGCGGCTCTGGCGGCGATGGCGGAAACGATGGCGGAGGCGGCGAAGAGCGTATAGCCGCCAAGGTCTATTCGGAATTCGGCGGTAAAATATATCTGCGTGTGATGAGTTACGGGGATTATACCGGGATCCGCTGGAACAGAGCGTCCAGTTACGAAGGCCGTCTGGACAACGATTACAATCTCAATTATCTCACGGGCGTCGCTCTGGAAAAGGCGGGGTATGTAAGTTCGCTCATCCGTATCGACGCGAAGAGTAACGACTATTTCTTGCCCTATTATATGGGGTTGGGCGAATACGACTATACGATCCAGGCGAGCGACGTGTGGTACCAGGGCGATTCGAGAGCGATATACGAATTGCAATATTATCCCTACGATTACGTTTCGCAGGGCAGATTGAACGTCGATCTCGGGGAATACCGCGACGCGGAAATGGCGTATCGATTCTATGTGAAGCAAAATTATTTGCAGATCCCCGGTTCCACGCTGGCGTATCTGAAAAAAGTCATTGCAAAAGAAGGGTTTGACAGGAACGACGACGATATTATAAAAGACGTTGCCGATTACATTCAGAACGCCGCGCAGTACAACTTATCGTACAATAGGCTCATGAACGGCGAGAGCGATCAGGTCGTCAGTTTTTTGCGCGATTACAAGGAGGGCGTGTGTCGTCACTTTGCGAGCGCGGCGACCATGCTGTACCGCGCGCTGGGCATTCCCGCGAGATATACCATCGGTTACGCAGGGGACGTCAGCGCGGGACAGTGGACGGATATCTACGGCGCGAACGCGCATGCCTGGGTGGAGGTGTATATCGACGGTTTGGGCTGGGTGCAGGTCGAAGTGACCGGCGCGGGGCCTGTGTTCGGCGGCAGCGGCGAAGACGCCAACATCGGTTTTTTACCGCGGACGATTGAGATCAAGCCTGTCGACGCCGTGAAACAATACGACGGGAGTCCGCTGTATGCGGACGCGGCCGAGGGCGCAGGGAAAGACAGATTGACGCTTCGGGAACTTCTCTTCGAAGGCTATTCTTACAGTGCGGAATTCGATGGAAGCCGGACGGAGATCGGACAGAGCAGATCGTCGATCGTATCCTTTTCGCTGTATCGGCCGAACGGGCAGAAAGAGGAAAAAATCAAATTCGTCTTTCGGCAGGGCATGCTGCGCGTCGTGGAGGAGCAGGTCGTCACGGTGCACCCGTACAGCCTGCAAAAGTACTACGACGGCACGCCGCTCGTCTATCAAAAAGACGAATACTATGTGACGGGACTTCCGACGGGATACACGCTCCGACTGAACCTTGCGGGCGTGGGCATGACCGATGCGGGGATTTTGAGCGAAGATACGCTGTACGCTTTGCCGCTGCAGATCGTAGACGGAGCGGGCGTCGAATGCACGGGCGGTTTTTACGTATGTTTCGATACGGAAACCCTGATGATGGTGAGCCGCCGCAAGGTCGCGCTTTCGAGCATGTCTGAAAGCAAAGTGTACGACGGCACGCCCTTGACTTGCGGCGAGTACTGGATCTCGGAAGGCAGTCTTGCGGAAAATCATACGCTATCCTTGAAAATGACGTCTTCCATCACCGACATCGGAGAAATTCCCAACAGCATGAGCGACGTCAGGATCGTCAACACCGCAGGCAAAGACGTCACGAAAAATTATCGGATCGCGGTTCGATTCGGTACTTTAAGCATTCTCAGCGATTAG
- a CDS encoding GGGtGRT protein gives MSITFEGYERRIKQIRPVMDKYGIKDFEDAKKICNDKGFDPYEIVKSVQPIAFENAGWAYTLGAAIAIKKGCTKAADAAEAVGEGLQAFCIPGSVADQRKVGVGHGNLAAMLLREETKCFCFLAGHESFAAAEGAIGIAKNANKVRKQPLKVILNGLGKDAAFIISRINGFTYVQTKYDYYTGKVTIVSETPYSDGERAKVRCYGADDVNEGVAIMRLEDVDVSITGNSTNPTRFQHPVAGTYKKWTVENGKKYFSVASGGGTGRTLHPDNMAAGPASYGLTDTMGRMHSDAQFAGSSSVPAHVEMMGLIGMGNNPMVGASVAVAVAVQEAMTK, from the coding sequence ATGAGTATCACGTTCGAAGGTTACGAGAGAAGGATCAAACAGATCCGTCCCGTCATGGATAAATACGGCATCAAAGATTTCGAAGACGCGAAAAAGATCTGCAACGACAAGGGTTTCGACCCCTACGAGATCGTAAAGAGCGTACAGCCCATCGCCTTTGAAAACGCGGGCTGGGCATACACGCTCGGCGCGGCGATCGCCATCAAGAAAGGCTGTACGAAAGCAGCAGACGCGGCGGAGGCCGTCGGCGAAGGCTTGCAGGCGTTCTGCATCCCCGGTTCGGTCGCCGACCAGAGAAAGGTGGGCGTGGGCCACGGTAACCTCGCCGCCATGCTGCTGCGCGAAGAGACCAAATGTTTCTGCTTCCTCGCGGGCCACGAATCGTTCGCGGCGGCGGAAGGCGCCATCGGCATCGCGAAAAACGCGAACAAAGTGCGCAAACAGCCCCTGAAAGTCATTTTGAACGGTCTCGGCAAAGACGCGGCGTTCATCATTTCCAGGATCAACGGCTTCACCTACGTGCAGACCAAATACGATTACTATACGGGCAAAGTGACCATCGTGAGCGAAACGCCGTATTCGGACGGCGAGCGCGCCAAAGTGCGCTGCTACGGCGCGGACGACGTGAACGAGGGCGTGGCGATCATGCGCCTCGAAGACGTGGACGTTTCCATCACGGGCAACTCCACCAACCCCACCCGTTTCCAGCACCCCGTCGCGGGCACCTATAAAAAGTGGACGGTCGAAAACGGCAAGAAATATTTCTCCGTTGCCTCGGGCGGCGGCACAGGCAGAACGCTGCACCCCGACAACATGGCGGCGGGCCCCGCGAGTTACGGTCTGACCGACACGATGGGCAGAATGCACTCCGACGCGCAGTTCGCCGGTTCCTCTTCCGTTCCCGCGCACGTGGAAATGATGGGACTGATCGGCATGGGCAACAACCCGATGGTCGGCGCTTCCGTCGCAGTCGCGGTCGCCGTGCAAGAGGCTATGACAAAGTAA
- a CDS encoding iron-sulfur cluster assembly scaffold protein — translation MQYSREVEEMICVAKGPNHGPAPIPEEGKWIQAKEIKDISGLTHGVGWCAPQQGACKLTLNVKQGVIQEALVETIGCSGMTHSAAMAAEVLPNKTILEALNTDLVCDAINTAMRELFLQIVYGRSQSAFSDDGLVIGAGLEDLGKGNRSQVGTMYSTAKKGVRYLEMTDGYVTRLALDKDDQVIGYEFINFGKMMDFIKGGMSTDDAFKKAQGHYGRFEKADGAVKYIDPRKQ, via the coding sequence ATGCAATATTCACGCGAAGTTGAAGAGATGATTTGCGTTGCCAAGGGCCCCAACCACGGCCCCGCCCCCATTCCCGAAGAGGGAAAATGGATCCAGGCAAAAGAGATCAAAGACATTTCCGGCTTGACGCACGGCGTCGGCTGGTGCGCGCCGCAGCAGGGAGCGTGCAAACTTACCCTGAACGTCAAACAGGGCGTCATTCAGGAAGCGCTCGTGGAGACCATCGGCTGCTCGGGCATGACGCACAGCGCGGCGATGGCGGCGGAAGTTCTCCCCAATAAGACCATTCTGGAAGCGCTCAACACCGATCTTGTGTGCGACGCCATCAACACCGCGATGAGAGAGTTGTTCCTCCAGATCGTGTACGGCAGAAGCCAGTCCGCCTTTTCCGACGACGGCCTCGTGATCGGCGCGGGCCTCGAAGATCTGGGCAAAGGCAACCGTTCGCAGGTGGGCACCATGTACTCCACCGCGAAAAAGGGCGTACGCTATCTCGAAATGACCGACGGCTACGTGACCCGCCTCGCGCTCGACAAGGACGATCAGGTGATCGGCTACGAATTTATCAATTTCGGCAAGATGATGGATTTCATCAAAGGCGGCATGTCCACGGACGACGCGTTCAAGAAAGCGCAGGGACATTACGGCAGATTCGAGAAAGCGGACGGGGCGGTCAAGTATATCGATCCCCGCAAACAGTAA
- the tyrS gene encoding tyrosine--tRNA ligase, translating to MKKNVMDTLRERGFIKQTVFEEDLYKLLGSESVPFYIGFDPTADSLHVGHFLQLIAMKHMQDAGHRPIALIGGGTGMIGDPSGRTDMRSMMTRETVDFHCECFKKQMSKFIDFEGENGALMVNNADWLMNLNYIEFLRDIGVHFSVNKMLSAECFKSRYERGLSFFEFNYMLMQAYDFLVLYKKYGCKLELGGDDQWSNILAGADLIRRKEQQPAFAMTFTLLTTSDGRKMGKTAKGAVWLDENKTSPYEFYQYWRNVDDADVEKCLKLLTFLPLEEIAELCAHQDERINAAKERLAMELTKMVHGEEKAEDAAKQAKAAFGGDAENMPSAEIPADTESVCDAMVLANAAKSKSEARRLIEGGGVRIDDEKISDVNAQIPRNAREKGEFVLHKGKKVHIRILMK from the coding sequence ATGAAAAAGAATGTCATGGACACGCTGCGCGAGCGCGGCTTTATCAAGCAGACGGTTTTCGAGGAGGATCTTTATAAACTCCTCGGCAGCGAGAGCGTTCCATTTTATATCGGGTTCGACCCCACTGCGGACAGCCTGCACGTGGGGCACTTTTTGCAACTGATCGCCATGAAACACATGCAGGACGCGGGGCATCGGCCCATCGCGCTCATCGGCGGCGGCACGGGCATGATCGGCGACCCTTCGGGGCGAACGGATATGCGCTCGATGATGACGCGCGAGACCGTCGACTTTCACTGCGAATGTTTCAAAAAGCAAATGTCGAAGTTTATCGATTTCGAGGGCGAAAACGGCGCGTTGATGGTCAACAACGCCGACTGGCTGATGAATCTCAACTATATAGAGTTTTTGCGCGACATCGGCGTGCATTTTTCCGTGAACAAGATGCTTTCGGCGGAATGTTTCAAGTCGCGTTACGAGAGAGGGCTTTCCTTCTTCGAATTCAACTATATGCTCATGCAGGCGTACGATTTTCTCGTGCTCTATAAAAAATACGGCTGTAAACTCGAACTGGGCGGCGACGACCAGTGGAGCAATATCCTCGCGGGCGCGGACCTCATCCGCCGCAAGGAGCAGCAGCCCGCGTTCGCGATGACGTTCACGCTTCTCACAACCTCGGACGGTCGTAAAATGGGTAAAACGGCGAAGGGCGCCGTCTGGCTGGACGAGAACAAAACGAGCCCTTACGAATTCTATCAGTATTGGAGAAACGTGGACGACGCGGACGTGGAAAAATGCCTGAAACTTCTCACCTTTTTGCCGCTCGAAGAGATCGCGGAGTTGTGCGCGCATCAGGACGAGCGCATCAACGCGGCGAAAGAGCGCCTCGCCATGGAACTTACGAAAATGGTGCACGGCGAAGAAAAGGCGGAGGACGCGGCGAAACAGGCGAAAGCCGCATTCGGGGGCGACGCGGAGAATATGCCCTCGGCGGAGATCCCCGCAGATACCGAAAGCGTGTGCGACGCGATGGTGCTCGCAAACGCCGCAAAGTCCAAGAGCGAGGCGAGAAGGCTCATCGAGGGCGGCGGCGTGCGCATAGACGACGAAAAAATATCCGACGTGAACGCGCAGATCCCCCGAAATGCCCGCGAAAAAGGCGAATTCGTCCTGCATAAGGGCAAAAAAGTGCATATCCGCATACTCATGAAATGA